AGCGCAGCCGCGATGGGGCTTCTGGAAGTGCTTCGATCATCTGCGCTGGCGTGGCCAGCGCTGGAACCACAAACGCGTCCATCGGGTGTACTGCGCCCTGCGCCTCAATCTGCCGCGTCGCACGCGCCGACGCCGGTCACGGGAGACGGTGCATCCGCTCGACGCGCCCGCGACGTTGAACCACACGTGGGCCGTCGACTTCATGACGGACACGCTCTATGACGGCCGGCGCTTTCGCACGCTGAACGTGCTGGACGAAGGGAACCGGGAAGGGCTCGCCATCGACGTCGGCATGTCCCTGCCGAGTGTGCGCGTCATCGCGGTGCTCGACGACCTGGTGGCCCTGCACGGCGCGCCCCGTGCGCTGCGCGTGGACAACGGGCCGGAGCTCACCTCCCTCGCCCTCACGCGCTGGTGCGCCCAGCGCCACATCGCGCTGCACTACATCCAGCCGGGGAAGCCGCAGCAGAACGCCTACATCGAACGCTTCAACCGAACCTACCGCACCGAGGTCCTGGACGCCTACGTCTTTCACTCCATCACCGAAGTGCGCGAGCTGACCGCCGAGTGGCTCGTCAGCTACAACACGGAGCGGCCCCACGACAGCCTTGGCCGGGTGCCGCCGCTCGCCTTTCTGCCAAGGCCCACCGCACCCCAGGAGTCTACTTCTGCACTGTCTACTTGACGGGGGAGCTTACCCGAGCGCCCGGATGTCGTCGACCCGGGATTCGCTTGGTGAGGTGAGAGCTCGCTGGCGAACGGGGCACGCCTGCGACGGGGCGGACTCGACATGGGGTCAAGAACCAAATGCCTTGACGTTCCCCTTCTGGACGATGCGCGGGAGAGCGCTGGGCGGCATCCCAACGGAGGAGGTAGCGGTCGTTGACCATGGACGAGGCCGGAATCATGTCGCGGTGCCACGCCTCAACGTCGTTGCGGTTGGCGGCAAGCGCGGTGGCGAGGCGCAGATACGCGTACGTATCGAGCCGACGCGCCCGCCAGACGGCCAGTGTTGAGCCGACGTACTTGGAGGTCTTGGTGACCGCCTGGGCACGTAAGTCTCGCCGCAGTGCGCCGCGAGTTCGGGGCGGGTCGCACGTACCTGACGAGCGTACGATGGATCGTCCGACGGAGGAGCGCACGTGAGACCGTGCGAAGTACGACGGCAGGAGCGGCTGGCCTTGTGACGTGTGTAGGGCAGTTTGGCGTCGAGGAGGCGACCATTGCCAGAGTGCCCGGCCGTGACTAGGATATGCAGCATGCGGATTCGTCCCGTCCTGCGTGCAGTCACGCTCATGTTCGCTGCCGTCATCGCCCTCGCTGGGCCGCTGACGGCGATGGCGCATGGCGTTGCGC
The sequence above is drawn from the Gemmatimonadetes bacterium SCN 70-22 genome and encodes:
- a CDS encoding integrase; translated protein: MTPSAKRQAVGLLTAEHGLSVQRACRAVRLSRAAYYRPSVPRVLADHGVIDALEEVVKAQPRWGFWKCFDHLRWRGQRWNHKRVHRVYCALRLNLPRRTRRRRSRETVHPLDAPATLNHTWAVDFMTDTLYDGRRFRTLNVLDEGNREGLAIDVGMSLPSVRVIAVLDDLVALHGAPRALRVDNGPELTSLALTRWCAQRHIALHYIQPGKPQQNAYIERFNRTYRTEVLDAYVFHSITEVRELTAEWLVSYNTERPHDSLGRVPPLAFLPRPTAPQESTSALST